The Shewanella sp. MTB7 genome includes a window with the following:
- a CDS encoding class I SAM-dependent methyltransferase — MSEPVVASAKEGVKDPLVLDWDSIELPNTWADEINFKTWTNVGRLWCSMLKKGNGRIELPDDFPDSVMSKELLPKYLLQEFHGIPNGNFSNHITQGYIRTFDGTMLGKMKPVRKEMAYWFDSDASVLDIGCAGGQMAAALKDRGVEEVWGLDPSPYLLKHAAKANPKVHFVQGLAEDLQFADKRFDGITASFLFHEIPPKHIDKALNECHRVLDDGGLLAICEPSFIQFKAGWWQMFKGYGFTGLYFKWLAGHVYEPFVPAWHKQDIDSLLNKHGFEVLINRRGMPEHRVLARKR; from the coding sequence ATGAGTGAGCCTGTGGTAGCTAGTGCTAAAGAGGGAGTAAAAGACCCGCTTGTTCTCGATTGGGACAGCATAGAGTTACCTAACACTTGGGCTGACGAGATTAATTTTAAGACTTGGACAAATGTGGGGCGTTTATGGTGCTCTATGTTAAAAAAAGGTAATGGTCGAATAGAGTTGCCCGATGATTTCCCTGATAGTGTGATGAGTAAAGAGCTGCTGCCTAAATATCTGCTGCAGGAGTTTCACGGCATTCCTAATGGTAATTTTTCAAACCATATTACCCAAGGCTATATTAGAACGTTTGATGGCACTATGTTAGGCAAGATGAAGCCTGTGCGCAAAGAGATGGCTTACTGGTTTGACTCAGACGCATCTGTACTTGATATCGGCTGTGCTGGTGGTCAGATGGCCGCGGCATTAAAAGATCGAGGCGTTGAGGAGGTCTGGGGATTAGATCCTTCGCCCTACTTGTTGAAGCATGCAGCCAAGGCAAATCCTAAGGTTCATTTTGTCCAAGGTTTAGCCGAAGATCTGCAGTTTGCCGATAAGCGCTTCGATGGTATTACCGCTAGCTTTTTGTTCCATGAGATACCCCCAAAACATATAGATAAAGCACTTAATGAGTGTCATCGTGTACTCGATGATGGCGGTTTATTGGCGATCTGCGAGCCTTCATTTATTCAATTTAAGGCTGGTTGGTGGCAGATGTTTAAAGGGTATGGTTTTACTGGCCTGTACTTTAAATGGCTTGCAGGTCATGTTTATGAGCCCTTTGTACCAGCCTGGCACAAGCAAGATATCGATTCTTTATTGAATAAACATGGCTTTGAAGTGTTGATAAACCGCAGAGGTATGCCTGAGCATAGGGTATTGGCAAGAAAGCGTTAA
- a CDS encoding dihydrodipicolinate synthase family protein, which yields MERINGLINAPFTAFHPDGSINLSLIPSYINTLINSDVAGVFVNGSSGEGHLLTEEERMICAQKWVESAPTNFKVIIHIGSNSINASKKLALHAAKIGAWGFSAMGPTFPKINRVNELADYCAEIAEAAPNLPFYYYHIPAFTGVYISMVELLRAVDGRIENFSGIKYTHESLYEYTQCRRYNEGKYDVLHGQDETLLPSLALGGAQGCIGGTFNYAAGLYTQIRTAFSNGDLDQAQLLQYQSLDLIDVICRYRGNIVGGKQIMKLIGLDLGPNRTPFQNLSPDEFSSMKQELESIGFFSYANEVTHI from the coding sequence ATGGAAAGAATTAACGGATTAATCAATGCACCTTTCACCGCGTTTCACCCTGATGGTTCAATCAATTTATCCTTGATACCAAGCTATATTAATACCTTAATAAACAGCGATGTTGCAGGTGTATTTGTTAACGGTTCATCCGGTGAAGGTCACCTTCTCACAGAGGAGGAGCGTATGATATGTGCACAAAAGTGGGTTGAGTCCGCCCCAACGAATTTTAAAGTGATCATCCATATAGGCAGTAACTCAATCAATGCAAGTAAAAAACTTGCTCTACATGCAGCCAAAATTGGCGCCTGGGGCTTTAGTGCCATGGGGCCCACATTTCCAAAAATAAACCGTGTTAACGAGCTTGCTGATTACTGCGCAGAAATTGCTGAAGCAGCGCCAAACCTTCCCTTTTACTATTACCACATTCCTGCATTTACTGGGGTTTATATCTCTATGGTTGAGCTACTGAGAGCTGTTGACGGACGCATAGAGAACTTTTCAGGTATAAAGTACACCCATGAAAGCCTGTATGAGTACACTCAATGCCGTCGTTACAATGAAGGGAAATATGATGTGCTTCATGGGCAAGATGAAACCTTACTCCCATCCCTTGCCCTCGGTGGAGCACAAGGCTGTATCGGCGGTACGTTTAATTATGCTGCAGGCCTGTATACTCAAATTCGAACTGCCTTCAGTAATGGTGACTTAGACCAGGCCCAACTGTTGCAGTACCAATCACTGGACCTTATCGATGTGATCTGCCGCTACCGAGGGAATATCGTCGGGGGTAAACAGATAATGAAACTTATTGGTCTGGATCTAGGCCCTAATCGGACTCCTTTTCAAAACCTTAGCCCCGACGAATTTTCATCCATGAAGCAAGAGCTCGAATCGATAGGCTTCTTTAGTTACGCAAATGAAGTCACCCATATCTAA
- the envZ gene encoding two-component system sensor histidine kinase EnvZ, protein MKWFKNILPRSSFSQTVMLIGSLLLINQLVSYLSVATYFIQPTYQQINQLIARQVKYLFVDGVDVGREHLTMVDALNAKVRGDGMKIYNQKQARAAGIEQTTYYGFLSSQMSEHLGGKAEVRIAQGDDFEIWIRPPQAPSIWIKVPLTGFNEYDLSPLTLYLMVIGALSVAGGWWFARQQNRPLKRLQKAAILVSMGDYPEPLPLKGSTEIVEVTNAFNQMSHSMKQLEQDRALLMAGISHDLRTPLTRIRLASEMMVEEDEYLKDGIVHDIEDMDAIINQFIAYIRQDQESVREQEQINYLIQDVVQAESNREGKIEIELASCPDIPMQEIAIKRVLSNLVENAFRYGEGWVKLSSHFDGKRVGFSVEDNGPGIPEDQIPKLFQPFTQGDIARGSVGSGLGLAIIKRIVDRHQGEVVLTNRAEGGLHAQVWLPLS, encoded by the coding sequence GTGAAGTGGTTTAAAAATATTCTTCCCCGTAGCTCATTCAGTCAAACTGTGATGCTAATTGGCAGCCTATTGCTGATAAACCAATTAGTATCTTACCTTTCTGTTGCCACTTACTTTATTCAGCCTACCTATCAACAGATCAATCAGCTCATCGCTAGACAAGTAAAATATCTCTTCGTCGATGGCGTCGATGTGGGTCGTGAACACCTAACCATGGTCGACGCTCTCAATGCCAAAGTCCGTGGCGATGGCATGAAGATATATAACCAGAAACAAGCTCGAGCTGCCGGCATAGAACAGACCACCTACTATGGTTTTTTATCATCACAGATGTCCGAACATTTAGGCGGAAAAGCAGAGGTCAGAATCGCTCAAGGTGACGACTTCGAGATCTGGATCCGTCCCCCTCAAGCTCCTTCGATCTGGATAAAGGTCCCCTTAACCGGCTTCAATGAATATGATCTTTCTCCTTTAACCCTCTATTTGATGGTCATAGGCGCGCTTAGTGTCGCTGGTGGATGGTGGTTTGCGAGGCAACAAAACAGACCACTGAAACGATTACAAAAAGCGGCAATATTGGTCTCCATGGGAGATTATCCTGAACCGCTCCCACTAAAGGGATCCACGGAAATTGTTGAGGTCACCAACGCCTTCAACCAGATGTCCCACAGCATGAAACAGTTAGAGCAAGATAGAGCCCTCTTAATGGCTGGGATCTCCCATGACCTGCGTACTCCGTTAACTCGCATTCGACTCGCCTCAGAAATGATGGTTGAAGAGGACGAGTATCTCAAGGACGGTATCGTTCATGATATTGAAGATATGGATGCCATCATTAATCAATTTATTGCTTATATACGACAGGATCAGGAGAGCGTTAGAGAGCAGGAACAGATCAACTACCTTATTCAGGACGTTGTGCAGGCAGAATCTAACCGTGAAGGAAAAATAGAGATCGAACTCGCCAGCTGTCCGGATATTCCTATGCAGGAGATCGCCATCAAACGTGTACTCAGTAATCTGGTTGAAAATGCCTTTCGTTATGGCGAGGGCTGGGTAAAGCTAAGCTCTCATTTCGACGGTAAGCGAGTTGGATTCAGCGTTGAAGATAATGGTCCAGGCATACCAGAAGATCAAATACCTAAGCTATTTCAGCCGTTTACTCAAGGAGACATCGCCAGAGGAAGTGTTGGTTCTGGTTTAGGACTTGCCATTATCAAACGCATTGTCGATCGCCATCAAGGAGAAGTTGTATTAACAAATCGAGCAGAAGGCGGCTTACACGCCCAAGTCTGGCTTCCACTAAGCTAA
- a CDS encoding TonB-dependent receptor domain-containing protein, which yields MTLPNASTSPQKRFITSLLAVGIASVTNQALAVDGVEDNVERIAVTGSHIKKGDFQSASPIAILDEKDIEGVGAVNVSDLLARIPSIYGDTTGASSNISEQDSGLNTVALRNLGASRTLVLVDGIRYVSGTSAGSGYGVDLNSIPLSMVSRIEVLTGGQSASYGSDAVAGVINLILKKDFEGVSFKAQIGQSAESDKDKSDLELTLGTNFENGNAWFSVGYSSDDGLMASDRDYSRVHKSAVDSDGDGILDTAQFVGSSHILGGRIGGYKGDGTPFVRTADVETSDAFNFHEYRSMLAPTDRIFVASGLSFDINERSRASFNINYARVESTTFFEPIPLDTRNDVFKLSKGGTTGIDIATHPWFAGTNLGNNLLNDGITNLDDVSLTFRRLYEFGGRGAENTRSTFRIAGNYEYDLTDNIYLTLNGTYGVTDQYQKNNGDINLDRARSALTIEEDGFGSYQCSDDIARIQGCVPFNPFKIDGISPEAVDYLAADTNLSGTVEQTVVTAIVAGDIDFAFSDDVDSLGFALGIEYRKEEGKETPDPLRQAGIVRGAKIAKTQGSFDVVDAFAELHVPIIEQLNLDFAVRVGNYSSVGSITNWTVGFNAPVHESLRFRGAIATAVRAPNVSDLFAGGTATAAFVFDPCDGIDNSSSGNIAENCRSIAAIQNRINTDGSFTLTQVEQQNTSGLLVGSPDVKEETADTITLGAIFTPEFLDGLSVSVDYYDIEIDNAITNTDRTVILDRCYSANPSQFDPLCGGNVVRDGRSGAALEVNSASGNENKIETSGFDVEVAYETGLGNGELYVGLSANILGKYDITGIESGDTQSLAGEIMYPDLRFNINTSYTLESFNVYWQLRYWDETKDRNDNSNMTEELNSIDSAIYNDLRFSYNILESTNLFIGVNNMFDVQPQELTANHKYQQAGTLTNGSAFNLTGREYYAGVKVHF from the coding sequence ATGACCTTACCAAATGCTTCAACTTCACCTCAAAAACGTTTTATAACATCACTGTTGGCCGTTGGCATTGCGTCTGTGACAAATCAAGCTCTTGCTGTAGACGGTGTGGAAGACAACGTTGAACGTATTGCAGTAACAGGCTCTCACATTAAAAAGGGAGACTTTCAATCTGCATCCCCAATAGCAATACTCGATGAAAAAGATATTGAAGGAGTCGGCGCGGTCAACGTTAGTGATCTTCTTGCTCGCATCCCTTCGATATACGGTGATACCACCGGTGCCAGTTCAAATATTAGTGAGCAAGATTCAGGCCTAAATACAGTCGCATTGCGTAATTTAGGCGCTTCGCGGACCTTAGTCTTAGTCGATGGCATACGCTACGTATCTGGTACTTCCGCAGGATCGGGATACGGTGTCGACCTCAACTCTATCCCTTTGTCTATGGTTTCACGCATTGAAGTATTAACGGGTGGACAGTCTGCTTCCTATGGCTCAGATGCCGTTGCAGGTGTCATTAACCTTATCCTCAAAAAAGATTTTGAAGGTGTCAGCTTCAAGGCTCAAATAGGCCAATCAGCAGAAAGTGACAAAGATAAGTCAGATCTAGAACTGACGCTAGGTACCAATTTTGAAAATGGTAACGCTTGGTTTTCTGTAGGCTACTCTAGCGATGACGGCTTGATGGCAAGTGACCGTGATTATTCTCGAGTACATAAAAGTGCAGTCGACAGTGACGGCGACGGTATCTTAGATACGGCTCAGTTTGTTGGTTCATCACATATTTTAGGTGGCCGAATTGGAGGCTATAAAGGCGATGGAACGCCTTTTGTGCGGACCGCCGATGTCGAAACATCTGACGCTTTTAACTTCCACGAATACCGCTCGATGTTGGCCCCCACAGACCGTATATTCGTTGCCAGCGGGTTGAGTTTCGATATCAATGAAAGATCACGTGCAAGCTTCAATATTAACTATGCTCGAGTAGAATCAACAACCTTCTTCGAACCTATCCCATTAGATACCCGTAATGATGTATTCAAGCTATCTAAGGGTGGCACGACAGGCATTGATATTGCCACCCACCCTTGGTTTGCAGGTACAAATTTAGGTAACAATTTACTAAATGATGGCATAACCAACTTAGACGACGTCAGCCTTACTTTTAGACGTTTATATGAGTTTGGTGGTCGAGGAGCTGAAAACACTCGCTCAACATTTCGTATAGCTGGAAATTATGAATATGATTTAACTGACAATATCTACCTCACCTTAAACGGAACTTATGGTGTTACCGATCAATATCAAAAAAATAACGGCGATATCAACTTAGACAGGGCACGTAGCGCATTAACCATAGAAGAGGATGGATTTGGCAGTTACCAATGTAGTGATGATATCGCCCGCATCCAAGGTTGTGTTCCCTTTAATCCATTCAAAATTGATGGAATCTCTCCTGAAGCGGTTGACTATCTTGCCGCTGATACCAATCTATCAGGGACAGTTGAGCAAACTGTTGTAACAGCGATTGTTGCTGGAGATATAGATTTTGCTTTCAGCGATGATGTTGACTCTTTGGGTTTTGCCCTCGGTATTGAATACCGTAAAGAGGAGGGTAAAGAGACACCAGATCCACTGCGCCAGGCAGGGATTGTTCGAGGAGCAAAGATTGCGAAAACTCAAGGTTCATTCGATGTCGTTGACGCCTTTGCAGAACTCCATGTTCCTATTATTGAGCAACTCAACTTAGACTTTGCTGTCCGTGTTGGTAACTACTCTTCTGTCGGAAGTATCACCAACTGGACAGTTGGCTTCAATGCTCCAGTACATGAATCACTCCGTTTCCGTGGTGCAATCGCTACGGCAGTACGCGCCCCCAATGTCAGCGACCTATTTGCAGGAGGAACCGCAACAGCCGCCTTCGTTTTCGATCCTTGTGATGGTATCGATAATAGCTCCAGCGGAAATATTGCTGAAAACTGCCGTTCGATTGCAGCAATACAAAACCGTATCAACACTGACGGTTCATTTACTTTAACTCAGGTAGAACAACAGAATACTTCCGGTCTTTTGGTTGGCTCTCCGGACGTAAAAGAGGAGACCGCAGACACCATAACCTTAGGTGCTATTTTTACACCTGAGTTCCTTGATGGTCTTTCAGTCTCCGTTGATTACTATGATATTGAGATAGACAACGCGATTACCAATACAGACCGTACCGTGATCTTAGATCGCTGCTACTCAGCCAACCCAAGTCAATTTGATCCTTTATGTGGCGGCAATGTAGTACGCGATGGCCGCTCAGGGGCTGCACTGGAAGTCAATTCAGCTTCCGGCAACGAAAACAAAATTGAAACCAGTGGGTTTGATGTAGAAGTTGCCTATGAAACAGGGCTAGGCAATGGCGAGCTATACGTTGGCCTAAGCGCAAACATTCTCGGAAAATATGACATTACAGGTATAGAGAGTGGCGACACTCAAAGTCTTGCCGGGGAGATAATGTACCCAGATCTTAGATTTAATATTAACACCTCCTACACCTTAGAGAGCTTCAATGTCTACTGGCAGTTACGTTACTGGGATGAAACCAAAGACCGTAACGATAATAGCAATATGACTGAAGAACTTAACAGCATAGATTCCGCAATTTATAACGACTTACGTTTTAGTTACAACATTTTAGAATCAACCAACCTATTCATTGGGGTAAACAATATGTTTGATGTGCAGCCTCAAGAACTCACTGCAAACCACAAGTATCAACAGGCAGGAACACTTACTAACGGAAGTGCTTTTAACCTAACGGGTCGCGAGTATTACGCCGGCGTGAAGGTACATTTCTAA
- the ompR gene encoding osmolarity response regulator transcription factor OmpR, which yields MGQETSKILVVDDDMRLRALLERYLMEQGYQVRSAANSEQMDRLLERENFHLLVLDLMLPGEDGLSICRRLRQNGNPIPIVMLTAKGDEVDRIIGLELGADDYLPKPFNPRELLARIKAVMRRQVQDVPGAPTQQEEEITFGEFTLNLATREMYHGEEAISLTSGEFAVLKVLVSHPREPLSRDKLMNLARGRDYSALERSIDVQVSRLRRLIEKDPANPRYIQTVWGLGYVFVPDGSARR from the coding sequence ATGGGACAGGAAACCTCTAAAATACTCGTTGTAGATGATGATATGAGGCTAAGAGCCTTACTCGAACGTTATCTTATGGAGCAAGGTTATCAGGTTCGTAGTGCTGCTAATTCAGAGCAGATGGATAGATTGCTTGAACGAGAAAACTTTCACTTGCTGGTTTTAGACTTGATGCTTCCAGGTGAGGACGGACTCTCTATCTGCCGCCGACTTCGTCAAAATGGTAATCCAATTCCTATCGTCATGTTAACCGCGAAAGGCGATGAAGTAGACCGCATTATTGGTCTAGAACTTGGTGCCGATGATTACTTGCCAAAGCCATTTAATCCTCGCGAGCTTCTCGCCAGAATTAAAGCGGTCATGCGCCGCCAAGTTCAAGATGTGCCTGGTGCACCGACTCAGCAAGAGGAGGAGATCACCTTCGGTGAGTTTACTCTTAATCTAGCAACACGCGAGATGTATCATGGCGAGGAAGCTATCTCACTCACCAGTGGTGAATTTGCCGTATTAAAGGTTCTAGTTAGCCACCCACGAGAGCCACTGTCTCGGGATAAGTTAATGAATTTAGCCCGAGGACGAGATTATTCCGCTCTCGAACGCTCTATCGATGTGCAAGTATCACGCCTGCGACGCTTGATTGAGAAAGATCCAGCGAATCCAAGGTATATTCAAACGGTGTGGGGTTTAGGCTATGTGTTTGTACCCGATGGGTCTGCTCGTCGATAA
- a CDS encoding peroxiredoxin: MIKQGEKIPDGVMLGELTNEGMLTHCVTDLCAGKKVVLFAVPGAFTPTCSESHLPGFVALVEQFRAKGVDIIGCVSVNDAFVMKAWGDSQNAAGIMMLADGDASFTKALGLQMDTAGFGGIRSQRYAMVLEDGVVTELNVEAPKMFEVSRAEVVLDLL, from the coding sequence ATGATAAAACAAGGTGAGAAAATCCCTGATGGTGTCATGCTAGGGGAGTTAACCAATGAGGGGATGTTAACTCACTGCGTGACTGATTTGTGTGCGGGTAAAAAAGTGGTGTTATTTGCGGTTCCTGGTGCGTTTACGCCGACGTGTTCTGAATCACACTTGCCTGGTTTTGTAGCTTTAGTGGAACAGTTTAGGGCTAAAGGGGTTGATATCATTGGGTGTGTTTCAGTGAACGATGCCTTTGTGATGAAAGCTTGGGGCGATAGCCAAAATGCTGCTGGGATTATGATGCTGGCGGATGGTGATGCGAGTTTTACTAAGGCGCTAGGCTTGCAGATGGATACGGCTGGTTTTGGTGGTATACGCTCACAACGTTATGCCATGGTGCTGGAGGATGGAGTGGTGACAGAACTGAATGTCGAGGCGCCTAAAATGTTTGAAGTGAGTAGGGCTGAAGTGGTGTTAGATTTGCTATAA
- the greB gene encoding transcription elongation factor GreB → MKALLITRKGWQALDRELKYLWKEYRPEITKKVQEAAAQGDRSENADYTYNKRLLRQIDSRVRYLVQRVENLTIVDYSPQQEGKIFFGAWIELENEAGDIVQYRIVGKDELDTKLGYITIDSPMARALIGKQVDDDVIVKTPSGAKAWYVNKIQYKAFKDE, encoded by the coding sequence ATGAAAGCTTTGTTGATCACAAGGAAAGGCTGGCAGGCCTTAGATAGAGAGCTCAAATACCTGTGGAAAGAGTACCGCCCGGAGATCACCAAAAAGGTGCAAGAGGCGGCTGCCCAAGGAGATCGTTCAGAGAATGCGGACTACACTTATAACAAACGTCTGCTGAGACAAATCGATAGCCGGGTTCGTTATCTGGTGCAACGGGTTGAGAATCTCACTATTGTCGATTATTCACCTCAGCAAGAAGGTAAGATCTTTTTTGGAGCGTGGATTGAACTTGAAAATGAAGCTGGTGATATTGTTCAGTATCGTATAGTCGGTAAAGATGAGCTGGATACTAAGCTAGGTTACATTACTATCGACTCGCCTATGGCCCGTGCGCTTATCGGTAAACAGGTTGACGATGATGTTATCGTTAAAACGCCGTCAGGAGCTAAGGCGTGGTATGTGAATAAGATCCAATATAAGGCGTTTAAGGATGAGTGA
- a CDS encoding transcriptional regulator NanR produces MSITIKRPVERKKLSERVEEELEDMIRQGEFAVGDALPSERDLMTAFGVGRPSIRDALSSLSRKGLVKISSGERTRVARPSADIIIAELSGMSKDFLSQPDGTRYFDQLRQFFESSLIRYAAEYATDEQIKELEHALSLNHKAIDINAQFKKTDINFHRIIATIPGNPIFLAIHQALVDWVIDIRPERADSKGLNLKSYEDHAAIVERIKAHDVEGADSVLMQHLQKAYDLSSSK; encoded by the coding sequence ATGTCGATCACGATAAAACGACCCGTGGAACGCAAAAAATTATCAGAGAGAGTTGAGGAAGAACTTGAAGATATGATCCGTCAAGGGGAGTTTGCTGTTGGCGATGCGCTACCTTCTGAGCGTGACTTAATGACGGCGTTTGGTGTTGGCAGGCCTTCCATTCGTGATGCCTTGTCATCGCTATCTCGTAAAGGTTTGGTAAAAATTAGCAGTGGAGAGAGAACTCGGGTTGCGCGGCCCTCTGCCGACATTATCATTGCTGAGTTATCCGGAATGTCTAAAGATTTCTTGAGTCAACCCGATGGAACACGTTACTTTGATCAACTGAGGCAGTTCTTCGAGTCTAGTCTAATCCGTTATGCAGCCGAATACGCCACAGATGAGCAGATAAAAGAGCTGGAACATGCGCTATCATTGAATCATAAGGCAATTGATATTAATGCTCAGTTTAAAAAAACCGATATTAACTTCCATCGAATCATCGCCACTATTCCTGGCAATCCTATTTTCTTAGCTATCCACCAAGCGTTAGTCGACTGGGTGATAGATATTCGTCCTGAAAGAGCGGATTCTAAAGGATTAAACCTGAAAAGCTATGAGGATCATGCTGCCATAGTGGAGAGAATTAAGGCCCATGATGTGGAGGGGGCTGATAGTGTGTTGATGCAGCATTTGCAAAAAGCCTATGATTTATCTTCTTCAAAATAG
- the nagA gene encoding N-acetylglucosamine-6-phosphate deacetylase — MITTLIADTLFDGKQLHIQRPVSFEDGRIIAMDTVRNAKEYQLDGLLTAGFIDTQVNGGGGKLFNQTPELNTLITMVKAHAQFGTTSMLPTLITDEIGKIEQAADAVSLAIREKTSGIIGIHFEGPHISTAKKGIHHQDKIRPLTSQEMDQYCRDDLGVKLITLAPESVDSSTIKTLVEHQVIVSLGHSNASFDQVNLALKAGASGFTHLFNAMSPIESRAPNMVGAALLDPDSWCGLILDGHHIHPASARLAYQAKNEGKIILVTDAMSTIGSPQTQFYFDGHDIELKHNKLTSKTGSLAGSALTMITAVNNAIAMLHAPASQALNMASAYPAEFLGLNEQKGSIKIGNIADLILLNDSPSTTPIHIKDVWIAGSQVF, encoded by the coding sequence ATGATAACAACCCTTATCGCTGACACGCTATTCGACGGTAAACAGCTCCATATACAGCGACCTGTCAGTTTTGAAGATGGCCGGATTATCGCTATGGACACGGTTAGAAATGCCAAAGAGTACCAGCTAGATGGCTTATTAACTGCTGGATTTATCGATACACAGGTCAATGGCGGTGGAGGAAAACTCTTCAATCAAACGCCAGAGCTAAACACGCTAATCACTATGGTTAAGGCCCATGCCCAATTCGGTACTACATCAATGTTACCCACACTGATCACCGATGAAATAGGCAAAATTGAACAAGCAGCAGATGCGGTTAGTTTAGCCATACGAGAGAAGACATCTGGTATTATCGGCATCCACTTTGAAGGCCCACATATCAGTACTGCCAAAAAGGGGATCCACCATCAAGATAAAATCCGTCCATTAACGTCACAAGAGATGGATCAATATTGTCGCGATGATCTAGGGGTAAAACTTATCACTTTGGCACCTGAATCCGTTGATAGCTCAACGATAAAAACACTCGTAGAGCATCAGGTGATTGTCAGCCTTGGTCACTCAAATGCCAGTTTCGATCAGGTTAATCTTGCCCTAAAAGCGGGAGCGAGTGGTTTTACCCATCTATTTAATGCCATGTCCCCCATAGAATCACGAGCACCAAATATGGTTGGTGCAGCCCTACTCGACCCAGACAGTTGGTGTGGACTTATTCTCGATGGGCACCATATCCATCCAGCATCAGCCCGCCTTGCTTATCAAGCAAAAAACGAAGGCAAAATAATATTAGTGACCGATGCGATGTCAACCATAGGCTCACCGCAGACCCAGTTCTATTTCGATGGTCATGACATCGAATTAAAACACAATAAACTCACCAGTAAAACGGGCTCATTAGCTGGTTCGGCACTGACTATGATCACTGCAGTAAATAATGCCATCGCTATGCTACACGCTCCTGCATCACAAGCATTGAATATGGCCAGCGCTTATCCGGCAGAGTTCTTAGGCTTAAACGAACAAAAAGGCAGTATAAAAATCGGAAATATAGCCGATTTGATTCTGTTAAATGACTCACCTTCCACCACTCCAATCCACATTAAAGATGTGTGGATTGCAGGCTCACAAGTTTTTTAA